One genomic segment of Pueribacillus theae includes these proteins:
- a CDS encoding long-chain-fatty-acid--CoA ligase: MVATEKRWLKHYPENISKEIDIPIQQMLKDTAAKFPDNEAISFFTRKMTYREVLQLSIAFASALQANGLKKGDRVAIMLPNCPHYIISYYGILMAGGIVTQVNPMLVGRELSHILNDSGAEMIVIFEPLLPVLQQVENETPVKKAISVNFPESAKDVAPAVTFEAFMSQATGQVKEPNINPAEDVAVLQYTGGTTGRSKGAMLTHRNLVANVHQTYRYFESEFNIGEDRVLTVIPLFHVYGMTSCMNLSIYTGAANILLPRFDLQEVLETIKREQPTTFPGVPTMYIAITSHPEAEKYGINSIRTCNSGSAPMPVESMRAFEKKTGAVILEGYGLSETSPTTHCNPVFAERKPGSVGIGIPSTDYKIVDLETGTKELPIGESGEIIIKGPQVMKGYWNMPEETEQALRDGWLYTGDIGKMDEDGYLYIIDRKKDMIIASGYNIYPRDVEEVIYEHPAVQEAVVVGVPDPYRGETVKAVIVLKEGQSVTEEEMLDYCRQHLAAYKAPKLIEFRKELPKTAVGKILRRTIKEEERKKYEQQQS; the protein is encoded by the coding sequence ATGGTAGCAACAGAGAAACGATGGCTAAAGCATTATCCTGAAAACATTTCTAAAGAAATCGATATTCCAATCCAGCAAATGTTGAAAGATACGGCTGCAAAGTTTCCGGACAACGAAGCGATCTCGTTTTTTACACGAAAAATGACATACCGTGAAGTATTGCAATTATCTATAGCATTTGCTTCGGCACTTCAGGCAAACGGCTTGAAAAAGGGGGATCGAGTCGCAATCATGCTGCCGAACTGCCCGCATTATATTATTTCCTATTACGGAATCTTAATGGCTGGCGGGATTGTCACACAAGTAAATCCGATGCTTGTCGGGAGAGAACTTTCTCATATTTTAAACGATTCAGGCGCTGAGATGATTGTCATCTTTGAACCGCTTTTGCCAGTTTTACAGCAGGTTGAAAACGAGACCCCTGTTAAAAAAGCAATTTCTGTCAACTTCCCTGAAAGCGCTAAAGACGTAGCTCCTGCGGTCACATTTGAAGCGTTTATGTCGCAAGCGACAGGGCAGGTAAAGGAACCGAATATCAATCCTGCCGAGGATGTTGCCGTTTTACAATATACAGGCGGAACGACAGGCCGTTCAAAAGGGGCGATGCTCACTCATCGAAACCTCGTTGCAAACGTTCATCAAACGTATCGTTATTTCGAATCGGAATTTAACATAGGAGAGGACAGGGTCCTTACTGTCATCCCATTGTTCCATGTCTACGGGATGACAAGCTGTATGAACTTATCAATCTATACAGGAGCTGCGAACATTCTACTTCCGCGCTTTGATTTGCAAGAAGTGCTTGAAACCATTAAACGTGAGCAGCCGACGACATTTCCTGGGGTTCCTACAATGTATATCGCGATTACAAGTCATCCTGAAGCAGAAAAATATGGGATAAATAGCATTAGAACATGCAACAGCGGAAGTGCACCAATGCCAGTTGAAAGTATGCGAGCATTCGAAAAGAAAACGGGAGCCGTGATCTTAGAAGGCTACGGCTTGTCTGAAACCTCTCCGACCACGCACTGCAATCCTGTGTTTGCTGAACGGAAGCCGGGAAGTGTCGGAATTGGGATTCCATCAACCGACTACAAAATTGTTGACCTTGAAACAGGAACGAAAGAGCTGCCGATTGGCGAATCAGGGGAAATCATTATAAAAGGCCCGCAAGTGATGAAAGGGTACTGGAATATGCCAGAAGAGACGGAGCAAGCGCTTCGCGATGGTTGGCTGTATACGGGAGATATTGGAAAAATGGACGAAGATGGCTATTTGTATATTATCGACCGTAAAAAAGATATGATTATTGCAAGCGGTTACAATATTTATCCGAGAGACGTAGAAGAAGTGATTTACGAGCATCCAGCTGTTCAAGAAGCGGTCGTTGTGGGGGTTCCAGATCCGTACCGGGGAGAAACGGTTAAGGCGGTTATCGTCTTGAAAGAGGGGCAATCTGTTACTGAAGAAGAGATGCTGGACTATTGCAGACAGCACCTTGCTGCGTATAAAGCGCCGAAGCTCATTGAATTTAGAAAAGAGCTTCCGAAAACAGCTGTCGGTAAA
- a CDS encoding CaiB/BaiF CoA transferase family protein: protein MNGPLSGLRVIDLTSVLMGPYCTQILGDMGADVIKIENGKGDSTRYLGPARNEGMSGTFLHAGRNKRSLVLDLKQEKGKKALFKLIESADVFVHSMRHQAIEKLGFSYEEVVKVNPAIIYCGGYGFSKQGPYASKPAYDDMIQGASGLAAAQSKTSGKPQYMATVLADKASGLMMANAILAAAYYREKTGEGQYIEVPMFETIASFTLLEHMYGATFDPPIGSSLYPRLTSKYRKPYETKDGFISVIVYNDKQWKNFFEISGYPGLSEDERFQDLASRTNYIDELYQLLEKVILTKKTEEWLEIFEKADIPAMPMNTPEDLLDDPHLNAINFFEKMNHPSEGDYWNMSFPATFSKTPVKLNHFAPRLGEHSKEILREIGFSE, encoded by the coding sequence ATGAATGGACCATTGTCGGGTTTACGAGTAATTGATTTAACTTCTGTGCTCATGGGTCCTTATTGTACGCAAATATTAGGTGATATGGGAGCAGATGTTATTAAAATCGAAAATGGGAAAGGTGACAGCACTCGCTATCTCGGTCCTGCAAGAAATGAGGGGATGAGCGGAACTTTTCTTCATGCGGGACGAAATAAACGGAGTCTTGTTTTAGACTTGAAACAAGAAAAGGGAAAAAAAGCTTTGTTCAAATTAATTGAGAGTGCTGATGTTTTCGTTCATTCGATGCGCCATCAGGCGATTGAAAAATTAGGATTCTCCTATGAAGAAGTAGTGAAGGTGAATCCTGCAATCATTTATTGTGGAGGATATGGCTTTAGCAAGCAAGGTCCATACGCATCGAAACCGGCTTATGATGACATGATACAAGGGGCGTCCGGTTTAGCTGCGGCACAAAGTAAAACATCGGGAAAACCCCAATATATGGCTACTGTTTTGGCGGATAAAGCAAGCGGCCTAATGATGGCAAATGCGATTTTGGCTGCAGCCTATTATCGGGAAAAAACAGGGGAGGGACAATATATTGAGGTGCCGATGTTTGAAACGATAGCCTCATTTACGTTGTTGGAACATATGTATGGGGCTACATTCGACCCTCCCATTGGTTCATCCCTTTATCCGCGTCTTACTTCAAAGTACCGGAAACCGTATGAAACGAAAGACGGGTTCATTAGTGTGATCGTTTATAATGACAAGCAATGGAAAAACTTCTTTGAAATATCTGGTTATCCTGGGCTTTCTGAGGACGAAAGATTTCAAGATCTTGCCTCAAGAACAAATTATATTGATGAGCTTTATCAATTGTTGGAAAAGGTAATACTCACGAAAAAGACAGAAGAATGGCTAGAAATTTTTGAAAAAGCAGATATCCCGGCAATGCCTATGAATACACCGGAAGATTTATTAGATGATCCACATCTTAATGCAATCAATTTCTTTGAAAAAATGAATCATCCTTCTGAAGGGGATTATTGGAATATGAGTTTTCCTGCAACGTTTTCAAAGACACCTGTGAAGTTGAATCATTTTGCTCCCCGTCTTGGAGAGCACAGTAAAGAAATATTGCGGGAAATTGGATTCTCAGAATAA
- a CDS encoding 2-isopropylmalate synthase, whose amino-acid sequence MGKRIYTFDTTLRDGEQTPGVNLNISEKVEIAKQLEKVGIDVIEAGFAAASPGDLKAVRAVAEAVEKPIVVSLARTNKEDIDAAVEALKGNDNVGIHVFIATSPIHMEKKLRMTEEEVLEQSVEAVRYASQFFKHVEFSCEDSTRSDLDFICKVAEKVIEVGATVLNFPDTTGYITPWEYAERFKIIQERVKGVENVILSCHCHDDLGMATINSLAAIEAGVTQVEGCINGIGERAGNVALEEIALALETRYDYFQKRTSMNLKEIAKTSKLVSRVTGMPIPANKAVIGANAFAHASGIHQDGVLKDKTTYEIMKPETIGLEETPLILGKLSGRHALKEKLIELGYQVNEDELRAIFKKYKDLADRKKEILDDDIIALVDDQTKNEVEYYKLRNMAISYDTLNEPTATVELLTHDENVYEEKATGNGSVNAIFNAIDRIVNEEIELLDYKIVSVTQGQDAQGEVFVEIKTGDTISRGRSISVDVLEASAKAYLAAVNRMKNMQTDKEKVKL is encoded by the coding sequence ATGGGTAAGAGAATTTATACATTTGACACGACATTGAGAGACGGCGAACAGACGCCTGGTGTGAACTTAAATATCTCCGAAAAAGTTGAGATTGCGAAACAATTGGAAAAGGTTGGCATTGATGTCATTGAAGCGGGTTTTGCAGCGGCTTCGCCTGGTGATTTAAAAGCGGTGCGCGCTGTGGCTGAAGCTGTTGAAAAGCCAATTGTTGTAAGCCTTGCCCGCACAAACAAAGAGGATATTGACGCAGCGGTTGAAGCTTTAAAAGGGAACGATAATGTTGGTATCCATGTGTTTATCGCGACATCACCAATTCATATGGAGAAAAAGTTGCGAATGACAGAGGAAGAAGTACTTGAACAATCCGTTGAAGCGGTCCGCTATGCAAGCCAATTCTTTAAACATGTTGAGTTTTCTTGTGAAGACTCTACACGTTCTGATTTGGATTTTATTTGTAAAGTTGCTGAAAAAGTCATTGAAGTTGGAGCAACCGTCTTAAATTTCCCGGATACAACAGGCTATATTACGCCATGGGAATATGCCGAGCGATTTAAAATCATCCAAGAGCGTGTAAAGGGAGTTGAAAATGTGATTTTAAGCTGCCACTGCCATGATGATCTTGGTATGGCCACAATCAACTCTTTGGCAGCCATTGAAGCCGGCGTGACGCAAGTTGAAGGCTGCATTAACGGCATCGGAGAACGTGCTGGGAACGTCGCATTGGAAGAAATCGCATTAGCCCTTGAAACCCGGTACGATTATTTCCAAAAAAGAACCTCAATGAATTTAAAAGAAATCGCAAAAACTAGTAAATTGGTTAGCCGTGTAACCGGCATGCCGATCCCTGCAAATAAAGCAGTTATTGGTGCGAATGCGTTCGCCCATGCTTCAGGCATCCACCAGGACGGCGTACTTAAAGATAAAACGACATATGAAATCATGAAGCCGGAAACGATCGGATTAGAAGAAACACCGCTCATTCTTGGCAAGCTTTCCGGTCGCCATGCGTTAAAAGAAAAATTAATTGAGCTTGGCTATCAAGTGAATGAAGACGAATTGAGAGCTATCTTTAAGAAATATAAAGATTTGGCCGATCGCAAAAAGGAAATTTTGGATGATGACATTATCGCGTTAGTGGATGATCAGACGAAAAACGAAGTCGAATATTACAAACTTAGAAATATGGCGATTTCATATGACACGTTAAATGAACCAACAGCAACGGTTGAACTTTTGACTCATGATGAAAATGTTTACGAAGAAAAAGCGACCGGTAATGGTTCTGTGAATGCCATCTTTAATGCGATTGATCGAATCGTTAATGAAGAGATCGAACTATTGGATTATAAAATTGTGTCAGTAACTCAAGGACAAGACGCACAGGGGGAAGTCTTTGTCGAAATTAAAACGGGCGATACAATCAGCCGTGGACGCAGCATTAGTGTTGACGTGCTTGAAGCAAGCGCGAAGGCTTATCTCGCTGCTGTGAATCGCATGAAAAACATGCAAACGGACAAAGAAAAGGTAAAGCTGTAA
- the thiT gene encoding energy-coupled thiamine transporter ThiT, whose product MGKMKLQVLIEAAILAAAAMVLDFLPSIKIAPGISVSFAMVPVFIVSFRWGWRAGVFSGFLWGFLQVILGDASILHPVQALVEYFMAFAAVGVAGFFVGNIQKQISRQQKKQALFTVILAIFSASVARYFFHFIAGYYFWGSYAPEGMSPVWYSFIINGSTMVLTFILCAIIMSGLFIASPRLIQNKEVLTTE is encoded by the coding sequence ATGGGGAAAATGAAGTTGCAAGTTTTGATTGAAGCGGCGATTTTGGCGGCTGCAGCGATGGTGTTGGATTTTTTGCCCTCGATAAAGATTGCTCCAGGCATTTCTGTATCATTCGCCATGGTGCCTGTGTTTATTGTTTCCTTTCGATGGGGATGGCGTGCCGGTGTTTTCTCCGGTTTTTTATGGGGGTTTCTGCAAGTTATTTTGGGGGATGCTTCGATTCTTCATCCAGTCCAAGCGTTGGTTGAGTATTTTATGGCGTTCGCTGCTGTAGGCGTTGCAGGGTTTTTTGTAGGAAACATCCAGAAACAGATTTCAAGGCAACAAAAGAAGCAAGCATTGTTTACAGTCATTCTCGCGATTTTTTCAGCGAGTGTAGCACGCTATTTCTTTCATTTTATTGCTGGGTATTATTTCTGGGGTTCTTATGCACCAGAAGGAATGTCGCCCGTATGGTACTCTTTTATCATTAACGGATCAACCATGGTGCTTACATTTATTTTATGCGCCATTATAATGAGCGGTCTATTTATCGCTTCACCTCGGTTGATTCAAAATAAAGAAGTGCTTACAACTGAATAA